From a single Pseudomonas sp. A34-9 genomic region:
- a CDS encoding LysR family transcriptional regulator — protein MDFKQLRYFVAVYEEGHVGRAAERLSISQPALSQQIRQLEQNLDVTLFERSSKRLLPTLAAHTLYNHALPLLDGLQRAREALGNFKGQALRTLAIGVLQTVHTSLVPQMLERVRKAQPHLVVQIYELTGLEIERRLLNGSLDIGISYLPPRQPGLHGVMLYEDELTLVIPADHPLREFKKVSMRQAAELPMLLLGEEFQIRQIWQAQLTALGRRPHVQAELNNMVGILDSLPHTKLATVLPGRSQKEYDDQDLLWKPLSEPRVPLKVGLVCRDVQRQQASLALLRTLLEEVMEREMKPPLDPLA, from the coding sequence ATGGATTTCAAACAACTGCGTTATTTCGTCGCGGTCTATGAAGAAGGTCATGTCGGCCGGGCGGCTGAACGCCTGTCGATCTCGCAACCGGCGCTGTCGCAGCAGATCCGCCAGCTCGAGCAGAACCTCGATGTCACCCTGTTCGAGCGCAGCAGCAAGCGCCTGCTGCCGACCCTCGCCGCGCACACGTTGTACAACCATGCCTTGCCGCTGCTTGATGGCTTGCAACGGGCACGCGAGGCGCTGGGCAACTTCAAGGGCCAGGCCTTGCGCACGCTGGCGATCGGCGTTTTGCAAACGGTACACACCAGTCTGGTACCGCAAATGCTTGAGCGGGTGCGCAAGGCGCAGCCGCATCTGGTGGTGCAGATCTATGAGTTGACCGGACTGGAGATCGAACGGCGCCTGCTCAACGGCTCGCTAGATATCGGCATCAGTTATCTCCCTCCGCGCCAACCGGGCCTGCATGGCGTCATGCTGTATGAAGATGAACTGACGCTGGTGATTCCGGCGGATCATCCGCTGCGTGAATTCAAGAAAGTCTCGATGCGTCAGGCCGCTGAATTACCGATGTTGCTATTGGGAGAAGAGTTCCAGATCCGCCAGATCTGGCAAGCGCAACTGACAGCCTTGGGGCGCCGCCCGCATGTACAAGCCGAGTTGAACAATATGGTGGGGATTCTCGACAGTCTGCCACACACCAAACTTGCGACGGTGCTGCCGGGGCGTTCGCAGAAGGAATACGACGATCAGGATTTGCTCTGGAAGCCGCTGAGCGAACCTCGGGTGCCGCTGAAAGTTGGACTGGTCTGTCGCGATGTGCAACGCCAACAAGCCTCGTTGGCGTTGTTGCGGACATTGCTGGAAGAAGTGATGGAACGTGAAATGAAACCGCCGCTGGATCCCTTGGCCTGA
- a CDS encoding acyl-CoA dehydrogenase C-terminal domain-containing protein, with product MADYKAPLRDMRFVLNEVFEVAKLWAELPALAETVDAETVEAILEEAGKVTSKSIAPLSRAADEEGCHWADGAVTTPAGFPQAYQTYAEGGWVGVGGDPAYGGMGMPKAVSAQVEEMVNSASLSFGLYPMLTAGACLSINAHASEELKAAYLPNMYAGVWAGSMCLTEPHAGTDLGIIRTKAEPQADGSYKVSGTKIFITGGEHDLTENIIHLVLAKLPDAPAGPKGISLFLVPKFMVNADGSLGARNPANCGSIEHKMGIQASATCVMNFDEAVGYLVGEPNKGLAAMFTMMNYERLGVGIQGLATGERSYQNAVEYARDRLQSRSPTGAQNKDKVADPIIVHPDVRRMLLTMKASNEGGRAFSTYVAMQLDTAKFSEDAATRKRAEDLVALLTPVAKAFLTDLGLETTVHGQQIFGGHGYIREWGQEQLVRDVRITQIYEGTNGIQALDLVGRKIVGSGGAFYKLFADEIRHFTATANADLGEFTKPLNDAVDTLDELTSWLLDRAKNNPNEIGAASVEYLQAFGYTAYAYMWALMAKASLGKEAQDDFYASKLGTARFYFARLLPRIHSLSASVKAGSESLFLLDAAQF from the coding sequence ATGGCTGACTACAAAGCGCCGCTGCGCGATATGCGCTTCGTCCTCAATGAAGTGTTCGAGGTCGCCAAACTCTGGGCCGAACTGCCGGCTCTGGCCGAGACCGTCGACGCCGAAACCGTTGAAGCCATTCTCGAAGAGGCCGGCAAGGTCACCAGCAAAAGCATCGCGCCACTGAGCCGCGCCGCTGACGAGGAAGGTTGTCATTGGGCTGACGGCGCCGTCACCACCCCGGCTGGTTTCCCACAGGCTTATCAGACGTATGCCGAAGGCGGCTGGGTCGGCGTCGGCGGTGATCCGGCCTACGGCGGCATGGGCATGCCGAAAGCCGTGTCGGCGCAAGTCGAAGAAATGGTCAACTCCGCCAGCCTGTCCTTCGGTCTGTACCCGATGCTGACAGCCGGCGCTTGCCTGTCGATCAACGCCCACGCCAGCGAAGAACTGAAAGCCGCCTATCTGCCGAACATGTACGCCGGCGTCTGGGCCGGTTCCATGTGCCTGACAGAGCCGCACGCCGGCACCGACCTGGGGATCATCCGCACTAAGGCCGAGCCTCAGGCTGACGGTTCCTACAAGGTCAGCGGCACCAAGATCTTCATCACCGGCGGCGAACACGACCTCACCGAAAACATCATTCACCTGGTGCTGGCCAAACTGCCCGACGCCCCGGCGGGCCCGAAAGGCATTTCGCTGTTCCTGGTGCCGAAGTTCATGGTCAACGCCGACGGCAGTCTGGGCGCGCGCAACCCGGCCAACTGCGGTTCGATCGAACACAAGATGGGTATCCAGGCCTCCGCGACCTGCGTGATGAACTTCGACGAAGCTGTCGGTTATCTGGTCGGCGAGCCGAACAAAGGCTTGGCCGCGATGTTCACCATGATGAACTACGAGCGTCTGGGCGTCGGCATTCAAGGCCTGGCCACCGGCGAACGTTCGTATCAGAACGCCGTTGAATACGCCCGCGACCGCCTGCAAAGCCGTTCGCCGACTGGCGCGCAGAACAAAGACAAAGTCGCTGACCCGATCATCGTCCACCCGGATGTGCGTCGCATGCTGCTGACCATGAAAGCCTCGAACGAAGGCGGCCGTGCGTTCTCCACCTACGTGGCGATGCAACTCGATACCGCCAAGTTCAGCGAAGACGCCGCGACTCGCAAGCGTGCCGAAGATCTGGTTGCGTTGCTGACGCCGGTGGCCAAAGCGTTCCTGACTGACCTGGGGCTGGAAACCACCGTGCACGGCCAGCAGATTTTCGGCGGCCACGGCTACATCCGCGAGTGGGGCCAGGAACAACTGGTGCGTGACGTGCGCATCACGCAAATCTACGAAGGCACCAACGGCATTCAGGCGCTGGATCTGGTCGGGCGCAAGATCGTCGGCAGCGGCGGTGCGTTCTACAAGCTTTTCGCCGACGAGATTCGCCACTTCACCGCGACGGCCAATGCCGACTTGGGCGAATTCACCAAGCCATTGAACGACGCTGTCGACACCCTCGACGAGTTGACGTCGTGGCTGCTGGATCGGGCGAAAAACAACCCGAACGAAATCGGCGCGGCCTCGGTCGAATATCTGCAAGCATTCGGATACACGGCGTATGCCTACATGTGGGCACTGATGGCCAAGGCGTCGTTGGGCAAAGAAGCGCAAGACGATTTCTATGCCAGCAAGCTCGGTACTGCACGCTTCTACTTCGCCCGCCTGTTGCCGCGTATTCACTCGCTGAGCGCGTCGGTGAAGGCCGGCAGCGAGTCGCTGTTCCTGTTGGATGCAGCGCAATTCTGA
- a CDS encoding acyl-CoA dehydrogenase C-terminal domain-containing protein, with translation MPEYKAPLRDMRFLIDHVFDFHANYAALGAHDASPDMINAILEEGAKFCENVLAPLNRSGDEEGCQFDNGVVTTPTGFKQAFAQYVEGGWHGLAADPTYGGQGLPISLGLVISEMVSSSNTSWGMYPGLTHGAMSAIHAHGSAEQKETYLSKLTAGQWTGTMCLTEAHCGTDLGIIKTRAVPQADGSYAVTGSKIFISAGEHDMSDNIIHLVLAKLPDAPAGTKGISLFIVPKFLPDAAGEAGERNGVSCGSIEHKMGIKASATCVLNFDGAKGYLIGEANKGLNCMFTMMNHARLGTGMQGLCLGEASFQGAIKYANDRLQMRSLTGAKAPDKAADPIIVHPDVRRMLLTMKAFNEGNRALTYFTAQLLDVAHLSSDAEARQDAEDLLAFLTPICKAFMTDTGLEVTNHGMQVFGGHGFIREWGMEQLVRDCRIAPIYEGTNGIQALDLLGRKVLGSQGKLLRGFTKIVHKFCAANAEHPQLGSFVAQLNELNQQWGDLTLKVGMAAMKNPDEVGAASVDYLMYSGYITLGYLWLRMGLVAQAQLEAGEGEADYLRGKLATCEFYFKRLLPRTAAHRAAIEAGSDCLMKLPAELFAL, from the coding sequence ATGCCTGAGTACAAAGCTCCCCTGCGCGACATGCGCTTTCTGATCGACCACGTCTTCGACTTCCACGCCAATTACGCCGCCCTCGGCGCCCACGACGCCAGCCCGGACATGATCAACGCGATCCTCGAAGAGGGCGCGAAGTTTTGCGAGAACGTGCTCGCGCCGCTCAATCGCAGTGGTGACGAAGAGGGCTGCCAGTTCGACAATGGCGTGGTGACAACCCCTACAGGCTTCAAGCAGGCTTTCGCACAATACGTCGAGGGCGGCTGGCACGGTCTGGCCGCAGACCCGACCTACGGCGGCCAAGGCCTGCCCATTTCGCTGGGGCTGGTGATCAGCGAAATGGTCAGCTCCAGCAATACGTCCTGGGGCATGTACCCGGGCCTGACCCATGGCGCGATGTCGGCCATCCACGCCCATGGCAGCGCCGAGCAAAAAGAAACCTACCTGAGCAAACTCACCGCCGGGCAGTGGACCGGCACCATGTGCCTGACCGAAGCCCATTGCGGCACCGACCTGGGCATCATCAAGACCCGCGCCGTGCCTCAGGCCGACGGTAGCTACGCGGTCACCGGCAGCAAGATTTTCATCTCCGCCGGTGAACACGACATGAGCGACAACATCATCCATTTGGTGCTGGCCAAGTTGCCGGACGCGCCGGCCGGGACCAAAGGGATTTCCCTGTTTATCGTGCCGAAGTTCTTGCCGGATGCTGCCGGCGAAGCGGGCGAGCGCAATGGCGTGTCCTGCGGTTCGATCGAACACAAGATGGGCATCAAGGCGTCGGCCACTTGCGTGCTGAACTTCGACGGCGCCAAGGGCTATCTGATCGGCGAGGCGAACAAAGGCCTGAACTGCATGTTCACCATGATGAACCATGCGCGCCTCGGCACCGGCATGCAGGGTCTGTGTCTGGGCGAGGCAAGTTTTCAGGGCGCCATCAAATACGCCAACGACCGCTTGCAGATGCGTTCACTGACCGGCGCCAAAGCCCCGGACAAAGCGGCTGACCCGATCATCGTCCACCCCGACGTTCGGCGCATGTTGTTGACCATGAAAGCCTTCAACGAAGGCAACCGCGCGCTGACCTACTTCACCGCGCAGTTGCTCGATGTCGCACATCTGAGCAGTGACGCCGAAGCACGGCAGGACGCCGAGGATTTGTTGGCGTTCCTCACGCCGATCTGCAAAGCGTTCATGACCGACACCGGCCTGGAAGTGACCAACCACGGCATGCAGGTGTTCGGTGGCCACGGTTTCATTCGCGAATGGGGCATGGAGCAGTTGGTTCGCGACTGCCGGATTGCGCCGATCTACGAAGGCACCAACGGTATTCAGGCACTGGATCTGCTGGGTCGCAAGGTGCTGGGCAGTCAGGGCAAGTTGCTGCGCGGTTTCACTAAAATCGTCCATAAGTTCTGCGCGGCCAACGCTGAGCATCCACAACTGGGCAGCTTCGTTGCACAACTCAATGAGCTCAACCAGCAGTGGGGCGACCTGACCCTGAAAGTCGGCATGGCGGCGATGAAGAACCCGGATGAAGTGGGTGCAGCGTCGGTGGATTATCTGATGTACAGCGGTTACATCACCCTTGGCTATTTGTGGTTGCGCATGGGCCTGGTGGCGCAGGCGCAGCTGGAGGCGGGCGAGGGTGAGGCCGATTACCTGCGGGGCAAATTGGCGACGTGCGAGTTTTACTTCAAGCGCCTGTTGCCGCGTACGGCGGCGCATCGGGCGGCGATTGAGGCGGGGAGTGATTGCTTGATGAAGCTGCCGGCGGAGTTGTTTGCGTTGTAA
- a CDS encoding GGDEF domain-containing protein codes for MPRSSAVRFSHFLPSLLLLLAGLAAAYVKDLNVFFTSLFNVLPTLVLLLGGAYCAVYRRQRELFLMLTVYIAYFLLDTQTDYYRDNGKVREDAAVVFHLVCLLLPLLFGLFAAWQERTHLFQDMVARFAVLLAFGSVALGLEQSYPQALLIWLSEIRWPALHGAWMSLIQLSYPVFISAFLLLAWQYWRNPRPLHAAQLVGLLGVFWMLPKTFILPFTLNIMCSQVMLMIAAAVAHEAYQMAFRDELTGLPGRRALNERMQRLGRNYVLAMSDVDHFKKFNDTHGHDVGDQVLRLVASKLSKISGGGRAYRYGGEEFALVFAGKTLEECMPHLEVIRESIASYNIQLRNQENRPQDDQQGRQRRAGSGASSVSVTVSIGVAERVEQRNPEQVLKSADEALYAAKGAGRNCVMAYGQNRRGAVRMDTATG; via the coding sequence TTGCCGCGTTCTTCCGCTGTACGTTTCAGCCATTTCCTACCTTCACTGCTGTTGTTACTCGCGGGGTTGGCGGCTGCGTACGTCAAAGACCTCAACGTGTTCTTCACTTCCCTGTTCAACGTGTTGCCGACGTTGGTGCTGCTGTTGGGTGGCGCGTATTGCGCGGTTTACCGACGCCAGCGTGAACTGTTTCTGATGCTCACGGTGTACATCGCCTACTTCTTGCTCGATACCCAAACCGATTATTACCGCGACAACGGCAAGGTGCGAGAAGACGCTGCGGTGGTCTTCCACCTCGTTTGTTTATTGCTGCCGTTGTTGTTTGGGCTGTTTGCGGCGTGGCAGGAGCGCACGCACCTGTTTCAGGACATGGTTGCGCGTTTCGCCGTGTTGCTGGCCTTTGGCAGTGTGGCATTGGGCCTGGAGCAAAGTTACCCACAGGCATTGCTGATCTGGCTTTCGGAAATCCGCTGGCCGGCGCTGCACGGCGCCTGGATGAGTCTGATCCAGCTGTCCTACCCGGTGTTTATCTCGGCGTTCCTGCTGCTGGCCTGGCAATACTGGCGCAATCCACGCCCATTGCACGCGGCGCAACTGGTCGGCTTACTCGGGGTGTTCTGGATGCTGCCGAAAACCTTCATCCTGCCGTTCACCCTGAACATCATGTGCAGTCAGGTGATGTTGATGATCGCCGCTGCAGTTGCGCACGAGGCTTATCAAATGGCCTTCCGCGATGAGCTTACTGGTCTGCCGGGGCGCCGCGCGCTCAACGAACGCATGCAGCGCCTTGGCCGCAACTATGTGCTGGCGATGAGCGACGTTGACCACTTCAAGAAATTCAACGACACCCACGGCCACGATGTCGGTGACCAGGTGCTGCGATTAGTCGCCAGCAAGCTGTCGAAAATCAGCGGTGGCGGTAGGGCATATCGTTATGGTGGTGAGGAATTTGCCCTGGTGTTCGCAGGCAAAACCCTTGAAGAGTGCATGCCGCATCTTGAGGTGATCCGCGAGTCGATTGCTTCCTACAACATCCAACTGCGCAATCAGGAAAATCGACCGCAGGATGATCAGCAAGGTCGTCAGCGCCGCGCGGGCTCGGGGGCGTCCAGTGTGTCGGTGACGGTGAGCATCGGCGTCGCCGAACGAGTGGAGCAGCGCAACCCGGAACAAGTGCTGAAATCTGCCGACGAGGCGCTCTACGCCGCAAAAGGCGCAGGGCGCAACTGCGTGATGGCCTACGGGCAAAACCGTCGCGGCGCGGTGCGCATGGACACGGCCACAGGTTGA